One Catillopecten margaritatus gill symbiont DNA window includes the following coding sequences:
- the fccA gene encoding Cytochrome subunit of sulfide dehydrogenase — MKKTLIKPILTASGLVLLMSIGQVQASAPNAEALSYTCAGCHGTNGASNGPSIPSLAGLSKDYLVEAMEAYKEDERNPTIMNRIAKGYSTKQFEQMGDFFSAQPVHMIKGQKFDSAKAKAGKKLHKKYCSSCHSEGGTVTDDEAGQLAGNAANFLRFALDDFHAGRRDMPKKMKKKIKKMLKKDKDAFEKLVHYYSKGE; from the coding sequence ATGAAAAAAACATTAATTAAACCTATATTAACCGCCAGTGGATTGGTGTTGCTAATGTCCATAGGTCAAGTTCAAGCGTCGGCACCTAATGCGGAAGCGTTGAGTTACACTTGTGCAGGTTGTCATGGGACAAATGGTGCTAGCAATGGCCCATCCATTCCATCTTTAGCAGGTTTGTCTAAAGACTATTTGGTAGAAGCGATGGAGGCTTATAAGGAAGATGAAAGAAACCCAACCATTATGAATCGTATTGCTAAGGGTTACAGTACTAAGCAATTTGAGCAAATGGGTGATTTCTTCTCAGCACAGCCAGTGCATATGATTAAAGGTCAAAAATTTGATAGTGCAAAAGCAAAAGCGGGCAAAAAATTACATAAGAAGTATTGCTCAAGTTGTCATTCAGAAGGGGGCACAGTAACAGATGATGAAGCTGGACAATTAGCGGGGAATGCAGCAAATTTCTTAAGATTTGCCTTGGATGATTTCCACGCAGGTAGACGCGATATGCCAAAAAAGATGAAAAAGAAAATCAAAAAAATGTTGAAAAAAGACAAAGATGCATTTGAGAAATTAGTTCATTATTACAGTAAAGGAGAATAA
- the apaG gene encoding Protein ApaG — translation MKNNIEIIVKVVPLPQHTIPFESKFAFAYTITITNKGQIGVQLLDRHWIIQDENGHIDEVEGLGVVGKQPHLSPNEAFEYTSGSIIKTQTGTMKGEYGMINDNGEHFDAIIPEFVLSEPYTLQ, via the coding sequence ATGAAGAATAATATTGAAATTATCGTCAAAGTTGTGCCATTACCACAGCATACCATCCCTTTTGAAAGCAAATTCGCCTTCGCCTACACCATCACTATTACCAACAAAGGACAAATCGGCGTACAACTGCTTGACAGACACTGGATCATCCAAGATGAAAATGGACACATCGATGAAGTTGAGGGTCTAGGCGTCGTCGGCAAACAACCTCATTTATCCCCAAACGAAGCATTTGAATACACTTCAGGGAGCATAATCAAAACCCAAACAGGTACAATGAAAGGCGAATACGGAATGATTAACGACAACGGCGAACATTTCGATGCAATTATTCCTGAATTTGTGCTCAGCGAGCCTTACACGCTACAATAA
- the rsmA gene encoding Ribosomal RNA small subunit methyltransferase A: MQSKHTARKRFGQNFLIDNTIIGRIVAVIAPKFDDNLLEIGPGQGAMTLPLLEAVKALNVIEIDRDLITLLESFGKDNLIIHEGDALKFDLNTLPTPIRVVGNLPYNISSPILFHLLENRDKVVDMTFMLQKEVVERMVADNGSKIYGRLSVMIQAFFEAELIFIVPPESFNPAPKVDSAIVYLKPLPKTAVKNMSIFQKIVKASFAQRRKTLRNCLKSLLTQEQTTIDLSQRAEMLAVSDFITLSNDYERVL, from the coding sequence ATGCAAAGTAAACACACAGCACGCAAACGCTTTGGGCAGAATTTTTTGATTGACAATACGATTATTGGGCGCATTGTCGCCGTGATTGCACCGAAATTTGACGACAATTTATTGGAAATTGGCCCTGGGCAAGGAGCGATGACACTGCCCTTGTTAGAAGCGGTTAAAGCATTGAATGTGATTGAGATTGACAGAGATTTAATTACCTTGCTGGAGAGTTTTGGCAAGGACAATCTCATTATTCACGAAGGCGATGCGTTAAAATTTGATTTAAACACTTTACCCACCCCTATTCGTGTGGTGGGTAATCTACCTTATAACATTTCATCGCCAATTTTATTTCATTTGTTAGAAAATCGTGATAAAGTAGTGGATATGACTTTTATGCTGCAAAAAGAAGTGGTGGAAAGAATGGTAGCGGATAATGGCTCAAAAATTTATGGACGATTGAGCGTGATGATTCAGGCATTTTTTGAGGCGGAGTTGATTTTTATTGTGCCACCAGAATCGTTTAACCCTGCACCGAAAGTGGATTCTGCTATTGTTTATTTAAAGCCCCTGCCGAAAACAGCCGTTAAAAATATGTCCATTTTTCAAAAAATAGTTAAAGCATCTTTTGCACAACGCAGAAAAACCTTAAGAAATTGTTTAAAATCGCTACTGACACAAGAACAAACCACCATCGATTTATCGCAACGCGCTGAAATGCTTGCGGTGTCCGATTTTATTACCTTATCCAATGACTACGAGCGTGTTTTATGA
- the msbA gene encoding Lipid A export ATP-binding/permease protein MsbA codes for MGYNNFFTKLYTYLKNHIGKLVFTSLMMVLATLLESSVPEFTGRIVDDLFIGERNAEMALKYSAILLAIFTISSLFTLVSTATSSWVSNKVIMDLRGDMFAKLLKLPKSYFDQNTTGKVLSKLTYDVEQIASAASNIWLEFVKSSIFVLILIGYLFYKSWELSLSLIVFLPLIFFMVKLSSNRMRHSSKQVQGSMGNMTHLLDENISGNSLVKIYNAQHQESNKFSNLINNIRQQRFKVDMTSALNMAFINILIGLSLSSVVYFSAIHLQMSAGDFLSYFMAMAMLVKPAKSLVNINKPLQTAMAAGESVFGLMAEKEEENEGKKQLTSVKGDIKFSNVSFGYTHEKSVLNNIDLDIKAGETVALVGATGSGKTTIIQLLAKFYSSDFGSITIDGTDISEFELDSLRSQIAFVDQNVRLFNDSVKGNVALGQIENMSDDKIESATKVANAYDFIQELSDKFNAQIGEDGISLSGGQRQRLAIARAIAKDSPILILDEATSALDSATEKQVQTAIDKMQKNRTTIIIAHRLSTVKKADKIVVLRRGEIIEQGSHQDLLNAEGEYASLYKHQFN; via the coding sequence ATGGGTTACAATAATTTTTTTACTAAACTATACACTTATCTAAAAAATCACATTGGTAAATTAGTTTTTACCTCGTTGATGATGGTGCTTGCTACTTTGTTAGAAAGTTCAGTTCCTGAATTTACAGGTCGTATTGTTGATGACTTATTTATCGGTGAACGCAATGCAGAAATGGCATTGAAATATTCTGCCATATTACTTGCCATTTTTACAATTAGCTCATTATTTACATTGGTTTCTACTGCCACCAGCTCTTGGGTATCTAATAAAGTGATTATGGATTTGCGTGGTGATATGTTTGCTAAGTTATTAAAGCTTCCTAAGTCTTATTTTGACCAAAATACGACGGGTAAAGTATTATCTAAATTGACTTATGATGTGGAGCAAATTGCGAGTGCAGCTTCTAATATTTGGCTAGAATTTGTAAAATCTTCAATATTTGTTCTTATTCTTATCGGTTATTTATTTTATAAAAGCTGGGAATTGAGTCTAAGTTTGATTGTATTTTTACCCTTGATATTTTTTATGGTTAAGTTATCATCTAATCGTATGCGTCATTCTAGCAAGCAAGTGCAAGGATCAATGGGCAATATGACACATCTGCTTGATGAGAATATTTCAGGTAATTCGTTGGTAAAAATCTATAACGCACAACATCAAGAAAGCAATAAGTTTTCCAATCTAATTAATAATATTCGCCAACAGCGTTTTAAAGTGGATATGACCAGCGCCCTTAATATGGCATTTATCAACATTTTAATTGGGCTATCGCTCAGTAGTGTGGTGTATTTTTCTGCCATCCACCTGCAAATGAGTGCGGGTGATTTTTTGTCTTATTTTATGGCAATGGCAATGTTGGTTAAACCTGCAAAAAGCCTTGTGAATATTAACAAACCGCTACAAACCGCAATGGCGGCGGGTGAAAGTGTGTTTGGGCTAATGGCTGAAAAAGAAGAAGAAAACGAGGGTAAAAAACAACTCACATCCGTTAAAGGGGATATTAAATTTAGCAATGTTTCTTTTGGTTACACCCACGAAAAATCGGTTCTTAACAATATCGACTTAGACATCAAAGCAGGGGAAACTGTGGCATTAGTAGGTGCTACAGGCAGTGGAAAAACCACGATTATTCAATTATTAGCAAAATTTTATTCATCAGATTTTGGCTCTATTACGATTGATGGCACAGATATTAGCGAATTTGAATTAGATTCTCTGCGTTCACAAATTGCCTTTGTGGATCAAAATGTGCGTTTATTTAACGACAGCGTCAAAGGCAATGTTGCCCTTGGTCAGATTGAAAATATGAGCGATGATAAGATTGAATCCGCCACCAAAGTGGCTAATGCATACGATTTTATTCAAGAATTAAGCGACAAATTCAACGCACAAATTGGTGAAGATGGCATCTCACTCTCTGGTGGCCAACGACAACGATTGGCGATTGCCAGAGCCATTGCTAAAGACAGCCCTATTCTAATTTTAGACGAAGCAACCTCAGCACTTGACTCTGCCACCGAAAAACAAGTGCAAACAGCCATCGATAAAATGCAAAAAAACCGCACCACAATTATTATTGCTCATCGATTAAGCACCGTAAAAAAAGCAGATAAGATTGTGGTATTGCGTCGTGGGGAAATTATTGAGCAAGGCTCGCATCAAGATTTACTTAATGCAGAGGGTGAGTACGCATCACTTTACAAGCACCAATTCAATTAA
- the pdxA gene encoding 4-hydroxythreonine-4-phosphate dehydrogenase, with product MLAFTPGEPAGIGPDLAVMIAQEKGTQDLLAFADPDVLLARAKTMGLPLKISENPTTNAHTLHIYPVKVADKVTAGVLNENNAQYVLDTLNLATQYCLDGKTQALVTGPLHKGIINQAGIYQDKNDKGFSGHTEYLAEISNTDKTVMMLATEGLRVTLATTHIPLSQVPQYIQTDSLEKTLNIIHHSLQGYGLKNPKIVVCGLNPHAGEDGYLGNEEIEIINPLIKKLNAQGFNLVGSVPADTAFTPDALQGVDCVLAMYHDQGLPVLKTLGFKKAVNVTLGLPFIRTSVDHGTALELAGTGNISMGSLHAAIRYAQEVINYAK from the coding sequence ATGCTTGCATTTACCCCTGGAGAACCCGCTGGAATTGGCCCTGACCTAGCAGTGATGATTGCTCAAGAAAAAGGCACACAAGATTTACTGGCTTTTGCCGACCCAGATGTGTTGTTAGCCCGCGCTAAAACAATGGGGTTGCCATTAAAAATTAGTGAGAATCCCACCACTAATGCTCATACGCTGCATATTTATCCTGTTAAAGTAGCGGACAAAGTAACGGCGGGTGTGTTAAATGAAAATAATGCTCAATATGTGTTGGATACTTTGAATTTGGCGACACAATACTGTCTTGATGGTAAAACGCAGGCATTAGTAACAGGACCTTTACATAAAGGAATTATCAATCAAGCGGGGATTTATCAAGATAAAAATGACAAAGGCTTTAGTGGTCATACTGAATATTTGGCAGAAATTTCAAACACTGATAAAACCGTAATGATGTTGGCTACTGAAGGTTTGCGAGTAACTTTGGCAACCACACATATTCCACTTTCTCAAGTGCCACAATACATTCAGACGGATTCTTTGGAGAAAACTTTAAACATTATTCATCATTCTTTACAAGGTTATGGGTTGAAAAATCCAAAAATTGTGGTCTGTGGACTGAATCCACATGCAGGGGAGGATGGGTATTTAGGTAATGAGGAAATTGAAATTATCAATCCATTAATTAAAAAACTCAATGCGCAGGGTTTTAACTTGGTGGGTAGTGTGCCTGCGGATACGGCTTTTACGCCTGATGCGTTGCAGGGTGTGGATTGTGTGTTGGCGATGTATCACGACCAAGGGCTTCCTGTTTTAAAAACTTTGGGTTTTAAAAAAGCCGTTAATGTGACTTTGGGCCTGCCATTTATTCGCACTTCGGTGGATCACGGCACGGCACTTGAGCTTGCTGGCACGGGTAATATTAGTATGGGCAGTTTGCACGCAGCCATTCGCTACGCACAGGAGGTGATTAATTATGCAAAGTAA
- the mdtB gene encoding Multidrug resistance protein MdtB codes for MSKHEHVDISKDENIDKKLILDDVRDYELGIAGKLTKAFITSPLSIILFFAMLGAGIIGLISTPRQEDPQISVPLIDIFVEYPGASSEEVANIMVKPLERMMSNILGVKHVYSASDKGKGVVTVEFDVGQEMTASVLKVRDKMLANLEFMPPGARQPLVKPKEIDDVSIINLTLWSKSVDDGQLRALGLELLQQLEKVQDTNTGFVVGGRKEIFHVDLYPGRLAGYGISVQQISNTIGSANVSAHTGNIELNGLQMEVYSGDFFKKVEDIENLVVAVKDGKPVYVRDVADVYYAPEEAHHMVNHYSGAASKDKAKATGEQAVTIAIAKKFGTNGVKVADDILKKVEELKGRLIPDNVEVSVSRNYGKSAEDKVNALITKLFIATGAVTILVWLALGIRPAIVVTLVIPVVLLMTIFSAWLLGMTIDRVSLFALIFSIGILVDDAIVVTENIYRRWLIDNKITIGTAIDAVREVGNPTILATFTVVAALVPMAAVSGMMGPYMAPIPVLGSVAMMFSLFAAFVFTPYFIMKFVPPLNVLHKMHAKEEKEGKILHTFFHFTITKLFNVKAYGVGFMIALVVAFFFSMSMFYTTSVPVKMLPLDNKSEFGVSLDMPDGTALSETASTLHKMAQILRKVPEVVSIQSYSGTAKPFDFNGLVRHSYLRQNSSEGELQIQLAEKHERDRSSHEVALEARQLIRQVALDAGANYAVVEMPPGPPVLRPVVAEVYGPDRETRRRLAHDLTKMFKESGTMTDIDNLMRDEYPVINFQVDTAKASHFGVSMQTIKETLAMSMSSFNVTTIRLKNALEPSRVNLKVPLARRSQLSYLTQLPVPSQHGGIIPISELGSFVYKKQDDLIFHKDLADVEYVLGEPIGRLSAPIYAMFGVDELLLDYQTIDGKQLQGEYLGPPKNQTVPGFEWGGEWTVTYETFRDMGTAFAVALVVIYMLVVWQFGNFIIPAVIMAPIPLTLLGIVPGHWLLGAEFTATSMIGWIALAGIIVRNSILLVDFTVQEYAKGMPFFDAVVYSCASRTRPIMITAFALVGGSSVILSDPIFQGMAISLLFGVLVSTVLTLIVIPLGTLSAGEDSCRDIAINMGLLPGNADADAKYNVEKIPTSNDNEKKVNAKEWVQDILDKGDTNKKITNPVSDTTEGGATESKSEPKKIDTNGFLKKEDKDDV; via the coding sequence ATGTCAAAGCACGAGCATGTCGATATTTCGAAAGACGAGAATATCGATAAAAAACTAATTCTTGATGATGTTCGCGATTATGAGCTAGGCATTGCAGGCAAGCTAACAAAAGCCTTTATTACTTCGCCGCTTTCTATTATTTTGTTTTTTGCGATGCTCGGTGCCGGTATTATCGGCTTGATTTCAACGCCACGACAAGAGGACCCACAAATTTCTGTGCCGTTGATTGATATATTTGTTGAATATCCAGGCGCTTCTTCAGAAGAGGTGGCAAATATCATGGTTAAGCCATTAGAGCGAATGATGTCTAATATTTTGGGTGTTAAGCATGTGTATTCAGCCAGTGACAAAGGCAAAGGTGTGGTTACAGTTGAATTTGATGTAGGGCAAGAGATGACAGCTTCCGTGCTAAAAGTGCGTGACAAAATGTTAGCAAACCTTGAATTTATGCCACCTGGCGCTCGACAGCCTCTGGTTAAGCCTAAAGAAATTGACGATGTTTCTATTATTAATTTAACTTTATGGTCAAAATCGGTCGATGATGGGCAATTACGCGCACTTGGTTTGGAGTTGCTACAACAGCTTGAAAAAGTTCAAGATACTAATACAGGTTTTGTTGTTGGTGGGCGCAAAGAGATTTTCCATGTTGACCTATATCCAGGTCGTTTAGCGGGTTACGGTATTTCTGTTCAGCAAATTTCTAACACCATTGGTAGTGCAAATGTTAGCGCACATACGGGCAATATTGAACTCAATGGACTGCAAATGGAAGTTTATTCGGGTGACTTTTTTAAGAAAGTAGAAGATATTGAAAACTTGGTGGTTGCGGTAAAAGACGGTAAACCTGTGTATGTGCGTGATGTTGCTGATGTATATTATGCACCAGAAGAAGCGCACCATATGGTTAATCATTATAGTGGTGCTGCCAGCAAAGATAAAGCAAAGGCAACGGGTGAGCAGGCAGTAACGATTGCCATTGCAAAGAAATTCGGTACCAATGGCGTCAAAGTAGCGGATGATATTTTAAAGAAAGTTGAGGAACTTAAGGGACGCCTCATTCCAGATAATGTAGAAGTGAGTGTAAGTAGAAATTACGGCAAATCTGCTGAAGACAAAGTCAATGCATTAATTACAAAGCTCTTTATTGCGACTGGCGCTGTCACTATTTTGGTTTGGCTAGCGCTCGGTATTCGTCCTGCAATTGTGGTAACACTCGTTATTCCAGTGGTGTTATTAATGACGATTTTTTCGGCTTGGTTGCTAGGTATGACCATTGACAGAGTTAGCTTATTTGCTTTAATTTTCTCCATTGGTATTTTGGTCGATGATGCTATTGTCGTTACCGAAAACATTTATCGCCGTTGGCTAATTGACAATAAAATTACCATCGGCACTGCCATTGATGCAGTGCGTGAAGTGGGCAACCCAACCATTTTAGCAACCTTTACCGTGGTTGCTGCTTTAGTACCGATGGCAGCTGTGAGCGGTATGATGGGGCCATATATGGCACCAATTCCTGTTTTAGGCTCGGTGGCAATGATGTTTTCTCTATTTGCTGCTTTCGTCTTTACCCCTTATTTCATTATGAAATTTGTGCCACCACTCAATGTATTGCACAAAATGCATGCAAAAGAAGAGAAAGAAGGCAAAATATTGCACACCTTTTTTCACTTTACTATTACCAAATTATTCAATGTAAAAGCTTACGGTGTAGGTTTTATGATTGCTTTAGTGGTGGCATTTTTCTTCTCAATGTCAATGTTTTATACCACATCCGTACCAGTGAAAATGTTGCCACTTGATAACAAATCAGAGTTTGGTGTGTCGCTTGATATGCCCGATGGCACAGCGCTGTCAGAAACGGCTTCCACTTTGCATAAGATGGCACAAATCTTGCGCAAAGTACCAGAAGTGGTTTCCATTCAATCTTATTCAGGCACCGCTAAGCCCTTTGATTTTAACGGCTTAGTGCGACACTCTTATTTACGCCAAAATTCATCAGAAGGCGAATTGCAAATCCAACTGGCAGAGAAGCATGAACGCGATCGCTCCAGTCACGAAGTTGCACTCGAAGCACGCCAATTGATTCGCCAAGTTGCTTTAGATGCGGGTGCCAACTATGCCGTAGTTGAAATGCCACCAGGTCCACCAGTCTTGCGTCCTGTGGTAGCAGAAGTGTATGGACCTGATAGAGAAACACGCCGTAGGTTGGCTCATGACTTGACCAAAATGTTTAAAGAATCAGGCACAATGACTGATATTGACAATCTGATGCGTGATGAATACCCAGTGATTAATTTCCAAGTGGATACTGCTAAGGCATCGCATTTTGGTGTCAGTATGCAAACCATTAAAGAGACTTTAGCAATGAGCATGAGTAGTTTTAATGTTACAACTATTCGCCTTAAAAATGCATTGGAACCTTCTCGTGTCAATTTAAAAGTGCCCTTGGCAAGACGCTCACAACTTTCTTATTTGACTCAATTGCCAGTGCCTTCACAACATGGTGGAATAATTCCAATTTCTGAGTTAGGTTCTTTTGTGTATAAAAAACAAGATGATTTAATCTTCCACAAAGACCTTGCCGATGTTGAATATGTCCTAGGTGAACCAATCGGTCGTCTGAGCGCCCCAATTTATGCAATGTTTGGGGTGGATGAATTACTCTTGGACTACCAAACTATTGACGGTAAACAACTACAGGGTGAGTATCTGGGGCCGCCAAAAAACCAAACTGTACCAGGCTTTGAGTGGGGTGGTGAGTGGACCGTTACTTATGAGACTTTCCGTGATATGGGTACCGCTTTTGCCGTTGCACTTGTGGTTATATATATGTTGGTAGTTTGGCAATTTGGTAATTTCATTATTCCAGCTGTCATTATGGCACCCATTCCCTTAACCTTATTAGGCATCGTACCAGGACATTGGTTATTGGGCGCAGAATTCACCGCAACCTCAATGATTGGCTGGATTGCCTTGGCAGGTATTATCGTGCGTAATTCAATCTTATTGGTGGACTTTACCGTGCAAGAATACGCCAAAGGTATGCCATTCTTTGATGCCGTCGTCTATTCTTGTGCATCAAGAACCCGACCAATTATGATTACCGCTTTCGCTTTAGTTGGCGGTTCAAGTGTCATCTTATCTGACCCAATCTTCCAAGGAATGGCAATTTCATTATTGTTTGGCGTCTTGGTTTCGACTGTGTTAACTCTTATCGTCATCCCACTTGGTACACTATCCGCAGGCGAAGATTCATGTCGCGACATCGCCATTAATATGGGTTTATTGCCAGGCAATGCCGATGCTGATGCAAAATACAATGTTGAAAAAATACCTACCTCTAATGATAACGAGAAAAAAGTTAACGCTAAAGAATGGGTGCAAGATATCCTGGATAAAGGCGACACCAATAAGAAAATTACCAACCCTGTAAGCGACACTACCGAAGGTGGAGCAACAGAATCTAAATCTGAACCAAAAAAGATTGATACTAACGGTTTTTTAAAAAAAGAAGATAAAGATGATGTTTAA
- the dapF gene encoding Diaminopimelate epimerase, whose product MKINFTKMHGLGNDFMVIDAISQPISLLPAQIKELSDRHFGVGFDQILLIERSETADFRYRIFNADGSEVGQCGNGARCFARFVAEKELINREVDKGIWVETKERTIRLTVQNDNSVIVNMGKPVWLPRDIPFNQFESTKATYTIKGETVGVVSMGNPHAVLIVDDINQEIETIAKKIQNSTDFPEGVNVNFVEIVDEFKVKLRVYERGVGETSACGSGACATTAYLDKIDKVNANWDTNGGKYVVLELQGGELSVTSNNNQDIAMWGSAEFVYEGQIEI is encoded by the coding sequence ATGAAAATTAATTTTACAAAAATGCACGGGCTTGGTAACGACTTTATGGTGATTGATGCAATTAGTCAGCCAATATCATTGCTTCCAGCACAAATTAAAGAGCTCTCAGACAGGCACTTTGGGGTGGGTTTTGACCAGATACTGTTAATAGAACGCTCAGAAACTGCAGATTTTCGTTATCGAATTTTTAATGCTGATGGCTCTGAAGTAGGGCAGTGTGGTAATGGTGCGCGCTGTTTTGCACGTTTTGTGGCAGAGAAAGAACTAATAAATAGAGAGGTTGACAAAGGTATTTGGGTAGAAACCAAAGAAAGGACAATCAGGTTGACAGTTCAAAATGATAATAGCGTTATAGTTAATATGGGTAAGCCAGTATGGCTTCCAAGAGACATCCCTTTTAATCAATTTGAAAGTACTAAGGCAACTTACACTATTAAAGGTGAAACAGTTGGTGTTGTGTCAATGGGTAACCCACATGCAGTACTAATCGTTGATGATATTAACCAAGAAATTGAAACCATTGCTAAAAAAATACAAAATTCTACTGATTTTCCAGAGGGAGTAAATGTAAATTTTGTAGAAATTGTTGATGAATTCAAGGTCAAACTTAGGGTTTATGAGCGAGGTGTAGGCGAAACTTCAGCTTGCGGTAGTGGTGCGTGTGCAACTACGGCGTATTTAGATAAAATAGATAAAGTTAATGCTAACTGGGATACTAACGGGGGTAAGTATGTTGTTCTTGAATTACAAGGAGGGGAGTTATCTGTTACTTCTAACAATAACCAAGATATCGCTATGTGGGGTTCTGCCGAATTTGTTTATGAAGGACAAATAGAAATCTAA
- the apaH gene encoding Bis(5'-nucleosyl)-tetraphosphatase, symmetrical, which yields MSSYFIGDIQGCFDALQLLLKKAKFSIDKDQLFFLGDVVNRGDKSLETLRFIKDLGDNAQMVLGNHDFHLLACALGDKTPSKKDTFTDILNAKDSTELIDFLLQQPLVIEHQNTLLVHAGTPPIWDKSTLLSQAAKVEKYLKSNQAGAFIISMYGDNPHTWSKNLSEMDACRYTINACMRLRFCQADGTLEFEGKMGVETAPAGFKAWFLHKNRVLDNTDIFFGHWSTLLNVTQPHIYPMDKGCAWGGALSMIRFEDREILSVNC from the coding sequence ATGAGCAGTTATTTTATCGGTGATATTCAAGGGTGTTTTGATGCTTTGCAGTTGCTCCTTAAAAAAGCAAAATTCTCTATCGACAAAGACCAATTATTTTTCTTAGGCGATGTGGTTAATCGTGGGGACAAATCGCTTGAAACCCTACGCTTTATCAAAGATTTAGGCGACAATGCTCAAATGGTCTTAGGTAATCATGATTTTCACTTATTGGCATGTGCATTAGGCGACAAAACCCCAAGCAAAAAAGACACTTTTACCGATATTTTAAATGCTAAAGATTCAACTGAATTGATAGATTTTTTATTGCAACAACCACTGGTAATTGAACACCAAAACACCCTATTAGTACACGCAGGCACCCCCCCAATTTGGGACAAATCCACCTTGCTCTCACAAGCCGCCAAAGTTGAAAAATACCTAAAAAGCAATCAAGCAGGTGCCTTTATCATTAGCATGTATGGCGATAATCCACACACTTGGTCGAAAAATTTAAGCGAAATGGATGCCTGCCGATATACCATTAACGCCTGTATGCGATTGCGTTTTTGCCAAGCCGATGGCACGCTTGAATTTGAAGGAAAAATGGGCGTTGAAACTGCCCCAGCAGGTTTTAAAGCGTGGTTTTTACATAAAAACAGGGTGTTGGACAATACCGATATTTTCTTTGGACATTGGTCAACACTGTTAAATGTGACCCAGCCACATATTTATCCGATGGACAAAGGCTGTGCTTGGGGTGGTGCGTTGAGTATGATTCGATTTGAAGACCGAGAAATACTCTCAGTCAATTGTTAG